Proteins from one Salvelinus sp. IW2-2015 linkage group LG32, ASM291031v2, whole genome shotgun sequence genomic window:
- the LOC111956542 gene encoding serine/threonine-protein kinase N2 isoform X1 — MHGRASFADVMETRLMEIDDVMGDARGQLVSERLGLGHNLDLSDTMVQQKLDEIKEQIRREIRKELKIKEGAENLRKVTTDKKSLAYVDNMLKKSNKKVEELHQELQELNAHIVVKDPDELLECPLTPDTPASEIRMCTSSSRLAALKKQNDIELKVKQGAENMIQMYSNGSSKDRKLLATAQQMLQDSKTKIEFIRMQILKGSQASELSFDNNDVMAKPIISPLDLRVEELCHHARIESAVAEGAKNVMKLLGSGKVTEKRAHSEAQARFNESSQKLDLLKYSLEERLSELPKNHPRSSSIVEELSLMASPTLSPRSSIISTQNQYSTVAKPAALTGTLDVRLMGCQDLLENVPGRSKAGSVPLPGWSPSETRSSFMSRGNRNRGASARNLSKSEDLSYEISAVLKLDNTVVGQTSWRPVSNQSWDQKFTLELDRSRELEISVYWRDWRSLCAVKFLRLADFLDNQRHGMCLYLEPQGTLFAEVTFFNPVIERRPKLQRQKKIFSKQQGKTFLRAPQMNINIATWGRLVRRAIPTVSTNSYSPQVPEIGPSSLPGSPTPTSDISDPLVTKLDFDKEPTSGPKHYPLPAGIREPLAQDNKLPDKEEVQDALASFDFLNKRNSIAVKSSDLDRRDNVVEPEIQPPDLELTAIQNDTEIREEEQFQFSLKDFKCVAVLGRGHFGKVLLAEYKSTGEMFAIKALKKGDIVARDEVDSLMCEKRIFETVNSVRHPFLVNLFACFQTQEHVCFVMEYAAGGDLMMHIHADVFSEPRAIFYAACVVLGLQFLHEHEIVYRDLKLDNLLLDTEGYVKIADFGLCKEGMGFRDRTSTFCGTPEFLAPEVLTETSYTRAVDWWGLGVLIFEMLVGESPFPGDDEEEVFDSIVNDEVRYPRFLSTEAISVMRRLLRRSPERRLGAGERDAEEVKKHLFFRNMDWNGLLAKKVKPPFVPIIQDSNDVSNFDDEFTSEAPILTPPREPRALSGDEQDMFSDFDYIADWC, encoded by the exons GGTGATGCCAGGGGCCAGCTGGTGTCGGAGCGGCTGGGCCTGGGCCACAATCTGGACCTGTCGGACACCATGGTGCAGCAGAAGCTGGACGAGATCAAGGAGCAGATCCGCCGAGAGATTCGCAAGGAGCTGAAAATCAAGGAGGGCGCGGAGAACCTGCGCAAGGTCACCACAGACAAGAAGAGCCTGGCCTACGTGGACAACATGCTGAAGAAGTCCAACAAGAAGGTGGAGGAGCTCCACCAGGAGCTCCAGGAGCTCAATGCCCACATCGTGGTCAAGGACCCCGATGAACTGCTAG AGTGCCCTTTGACCCCGGACACCCCTGCCAGTGAGATAAGGATGTGCACCAGCAGCAGCCGCCTGGCCGCCCTGAAGAAGCAGAACGACATTGAGCTAAAGGTCAAGCAGGGGGCGGAGAACATGATCCAGATGTACTCCAATGGCTCCTCCAAG GACCGGAAATTGTTAGCGACTGCTCAACAGATGCTCCAGGACAGCAAAACAAAGATCGAGTTCATCAGGATGCAGATCCTCAAAGGCAGCCAGGCCAGCGAGTTGAGCTTTGACAACAACGACGTCAtgg CCAAGCCCATCATCAGCCCGTTGGACCTACGGGTGGAGGAGCTGTGTCACCACGCCAGGATAGAGTCAGCCGTGGCCGAGGGTGCCAAGAATGTCATGAAGCTCCTGGGCTCTGGCAAGGTCACAGAGAAGAGGGCACACTCAGAG GCCCAGGCCCGCTTCAACGAGTCCAGTCAGAAGCTGGACCTGCTCAAGTACTCCCTGGAGGAGAGGCTGAGCGAGCTGCCCAAAAACCACCCTCGCAGCAGCAGCATAGTGGAGGAGCTGTCCCTTATGGCCTCGCCCACCCTCAGCCCGCGCTCCAGCATCATCTCCACCCAGAACCAGTACAGTACCGTGGCCAAGCCCGCCGCGCTCACAG GCACATTAGACGTCAGACTCATGGGCTGCCAGGACCTGCTTGAGAACGTTCCAGGTCGTTCAAAAGCCGGTTCCGTGCCACTGCCTGGCTGGAGCCCCAGCGAGACCCGCTCCTCCTTCATGAGCCGGGGGAACCGCAACCGAGGCGCCAGTGCACGGAACCTCTCCAAGAGTGAAGATCTCTCTT ATGAGATCAGTGCTGTGCTGAAGTTGGACAACACAGTGGTGGGACAGACCAGCTGGAGACCTGTCAGTAACCAGTCATgggatcagaagtttacactgGAGCTAGACAGG TCTCGTGAGCTGGAGATCTCGGTGTACTGGAGAGACTGGCGCTCGCTTTGTGCCGTCAAGTTCCTGCGACTGGCGGACTTCCTGGACAACCAGCGTCACGGCATGTGTCTCTACCTGGAGCCCCAGGGAACCCTGTTTGCAGAG GTCACATTTTTCAACCCTGTCATTGAGAGGCGACCCAAACTGCAGAGACAAAAAAAGATATTCTCAAAGCAGCAAG GGAAGACGTTCCTGCGTGCTCCTCAGATGAACATCAACATCGCCACCTGGGGCCGCCTGGTCAGAAGGGCCATACCTACAGTCAGCACTAACTCCTACAGCCCACAGGTGCCTGAGATCGGGCCCAGCAGTCTTCCGGGATCTCCAACACCCACCAG TGACATTAGTGACCCGTTGGTGACCAAGCTGGACTTTGACAAAGAGCCCACCTCGGGACCCAAGCACTACCCTTTACCCGCTGGCATCAGAGAACCACTGGCACAGGACAACAAACTACCYGACAAGGAGGAAGTACAG GATGCACTGGCATCGTTTGACTTCTTGAACAAGAGGAACAGCATAGCGGTGAAGTCGTCGGACCTTGACAGACGAGACAATGTAGTAGAGCCGGAGATCCAGCCTCCAGACCTGGAGCTCACAGCCATACAGAATGACACAGAGATAAG GGAAGAAGAGCAATTTCAGTTTAGTCTCAAAGACTTCAAATGTGTTGCAGTCCTTGGTCGTGGTCATTTCGGAAAG GTATTGTTAGCCGAGTATAAAAGCACGGGAGAGATGTTTGCCATCAAAGCCCTGAAGAAAGGAGACATTGTGGCTCGTGACGAGGTGGACAG TCTGATGTGTGAGAAACGTATCTTTGAGACGGTGAACAGCGTGCGCCATCCGTTCCTCGTCAACCTCTTCGCCTGCTTCCAGACGCAGGAGCACGTGTGCTTCGTCATGGAGTACGCAGCCGGGGGAGACCTGATGATGCACATCCACGCTGACGTCTTCTCCGAGCCCAGGGCCAT ATTTTATGCAGCTTGTGTCGTATTGGGATTACAGTTTTTACATGAACATGAGATTGTGTACAG AGATCTGAAGCTTGACAATCTGCTATTGGACACTGAGGGCTATGTAAAAATCGCTGACTTTGGCCTTTGCAAAGAGG GAATGGGGTTCAGGGACCGCACCAGTACGTTCTGTGGCACGCCAGAGTTCCTGGCCCCCGAGGTTCTGACGGAGACGTCGTACACKCGTGCTGTGGACTGGTGGGGTCTGGGGGTCCTCATCTTTGAGATGCTGGTTGGAGAG TCTCCCTTCCCCggggatgatgaagaggaggtgTTTGACAGCATCGTCAACGATGAAGTCCGCTACCCAAGGTTCCTCTCAACGGAGGCTATCTCCGTCATGAGAAGG CTTTTGAGGAGGAGTCCAGAAAGACGTCTGGGGGCAGGAGAGCGAGACGCAGAGGAAGTCAAAAAACATCTGTTCTTCAGA aaTATGGATTGGAACGGACTACTGGCCAAGAAGGTTAAGCCTCCATTTGTCCCAATCATCCAGGACTCCAACGACGTCAGCAACTTCGATGACGAATTTACCTCAGAAGCGCCCATCCTGACCCCACCCAGAGAACCAAGGGCGCTCAGCGGGGACGAGCAGGACATGTTCTCTGACTTTGACTACATCGCAGACTGGTGTTag
- the LOC111957274 gene encoding transcription initiation factor IIB isoform X2 → MASTSRGDGQALPKVQCPNHPDSMLVEDYRAGDMICPECGLVVGDRVIDVGSEWRTFTNEKATKDPSRVGDAQNPLLNGGDLTTMISKGTGAASFDEFGNSKYQNRRTMSSSDRAMLNAFKEITTMADRINLPRNIIDRTNNLFKQVYEQKSLKGRANDAIASACLYIACRQEGVPRTFKEICAVSRISKKEIGRCFKLILKALETSVDLITTGDFMSRFCSNLGLPKQVQMAATYIARKAVEQDLVPGRSPISVAAAAIYMASQASAEKKTQKEIGDIAGVADVTIRQSYRLIYPRAADLFPPDFKFHTPVDKLPQL, encoded by the exons TGGAGACGGCCAGGCCCTTCCTAAGGTGCAGTGCCCCAACCACCCAGACTCCATGCTGGTGGAAGACTACAGAGCAGGGGATATGATCTGCCCCGAGTGTGGCCTTGTAGTGG GTGACAGGGTGATTGACGTCGGCTCAGAGTGGAGGACGTTCACCAATGAGAAAGCCACCAAAGACCCGTCTAGAGTGGGCGACGCCCAGAACCCACTCCTCAACGGGGGAGACTTGACCACCATGATCAGCAAG GGAACAGGCGCGGCTAGTTTTGACGAGTTCGGCAACTCCAAGTACCAGAACCGGCGGACTATGAGCAGTTCAGACCGCGCCATGCTAAACGCCTTCAAAGAGATTACCACCATGGCCGACCGGATCAACCTACCAAGGAACATCATA GACCGAACAAATAACTTATTTAAGCAAGTGTACGAACAGAAGAGCCTGAAGGGCAGGGCCAACGACGCCATCGCATCAGCCTGCCTTTACATCGCCTGCAGACAAGAGGGCGTGCCTCGGACGTTTAAAG AGATCTGCGCGGTGTCCCGCATCTCCAAGAAGGAGATCGGCCGCTGCTTCAAGCTGATCCTCAAGGCCCTGGAGACCAGCGTGGACCTCATCACCACCGGAGACTTCATGTCCCGCTTCTGCTCCAACCTGGGCCTGCCTAAGCAG GTGCAGATGGCGGCCACCTACATCGCCCGGAAGGCCGTGGAGCAGGACCTGGTGCCCGGCAGGAGCCCCATCTCTGTGGCCGCCGCCGCCATCTACATGGCCTCCCAGGCTTCCGCCGAGAAGAAGACCCAGAAAG AGATTGGAGACATCGCCGGTGTGGCAGACGTCACAATCAGACAGTCGTACCGACTCATCTACCCCCGAGCGGCCGACCTCTTCCCCCCGGACTTCAAATTCCACACCCCTGTGGACAAACTGCCCCAGCTGTGA
- the LOC111957274 gene encoding transcription initiation factor IIB isoform X1: MASTSRGDGQALPKVQCPNHPDSMLVEDYRAGDMICPECGLVVGDRVIDVGSEWRTFTNEKATKDPSRVGDAQNPLLNGGDLTTMISKGTGAASFDEFGNSKYQNRRTMSSSDRAMLNAFKEITTMADRINLPRNIIDRTNNLFKQVYEQKSLKGRANDAIASACLYIACRQEGVPRTFKEICAVSRISKKEIGRCFKLILKALETSVDLITTGDFMSRFCSNLGLPKQVQMAATYIARKAVEXTGDFMSRFCSNLGLPKQVQMAATYIARKAVEQDLVPGRSPISVAAAAIYMASQASAEKKTQKEIGDIAGVADVTIRQSYRLIYPRAADLFPPDFKFHTPVDKLPQL; this comes from the exons TGGAGACGGCCAGGCCCTTCCTAAGGTGCAGTGCCCCAACCACCCAGACTCCATGCTGGTGGAAGACTACAGAGCAGGGGATATGATCTGCCCCGAGTGTGGCCTTGTAGTGG GTGACAGGGTGATTGACGTCGGCTCAGAGTGGAGGACGTTCACCAATGAGAAAGCCACCAAAGACCCGTCTAGAGTGGGCGACGCCCAGAACCCACTCCTCAACGGGGGAGACTTGACCACCATGATCAGCAAG GGAACAGGCGCGGCTAGTTTTGACGAGTTCGGCAACTCCAAGTACCAGAACCGGCGGACTATGAGCAGTTCAGACCGCGCCATGCTAAACGCCTTCAAAGAGATTACCACCATGGCCGACCGGATCAACCTACCAAGGAACATCATA GACCGAACAAATAACTTATTTAAGCAAGTGTACGAACAGAAGAGCCTGAAGGGCAGGGCCAACGACGCCATCGCATCAGCCTGCCTTTACATCGCCTGCAGACAAGAGGGCGTGCCTCGGACGTTTAAAG AGATCTGCGCGGTGTCCCGCATCTCCAAGAAGGAGATCGGCCGCTGCTTCAAGCTGATCCTCAAGGCCCTGGAGACCAGCGTGGACCTCATCACCACCGGAGACTTCATGTCCCGCTTCTGCTCCAACCTGGGCCTGCCTAAGCAGGTGCAGATGGCGGCCACCTACATCGCCCGGAAGGCCGTGGAGCNCACCGGAGACTTCATGTCCCGCTTCTGCTCCAACCTGGGCCTGCCTAAGCAGGTGCAGATGGCGGCCACCTACATCGCCCGGAAGGCCGTGGAGCAGGACCTGGTGCCCGGCAGGAGCCCCATCTCTGTGGCCGCCGCCGCCATCTACATGGCCTCCCAGGCTTCCGCCGAGAAGAAGACCCAGAAAG AGATTGGAGACATCGCCGGTGTGGCAGACGTCACAATCAGACAGTCGTACCGACTCATCTACCCCCGAGCGGCCGACCTCTTCCCCCCGGACTTCAAATTCCACACCCCTGTGGACAAACTGCCCCAGCTGTGA
- the LOC111956542 gene encoding serine/threonine-protein kinase N2 isoform X2 yields MAAESVQGDARGQLVSERLGLGHNLDLSDTMVQQKLDEIKEQIRREIRKELKIKEGAENLRKVTTDKKSLAYVDNMLKKSNKKVEELHQELQELNAHIVVKDPDELLECPLTPDTPASEIRMCTSSSRLAALKKQNDIELKVKQGAENMIQMYSNGSSKDRKLLATAQQMLQDSKTKIEFIRMQILKGSQASELSFDNNDVMAKPIISPLDLRVEELCHHARIESAVAEGAKNVMKLLGSGKVTEKRAHSEAQARFNESSQKLDLLKYSLEERLSELPKNHPRSSSIVEELSLMASPTLSPRSSIISTQNQYSTVAKPAALTGTLDVRLMGCQDLLENVPGRSKAGSVPLPGWSPSETRSSFMSRGNRNRGASARNLSKSEDLSYEISAVLKLDNTVVGQTSWRPVSNQSWDQKFTLELDRSRELEISVYWRDWRSLCAVKFLRLADFLDNQRHGMCLYLEPQGTLFAEVTFFNPVIERRPKLQRQKKIFSKQQGKTFLRAPQMNINIATWGRLVRRAIPTVSTNSYSPQVPEIGPSSLPGSPTPTSDISDPLVTKLDFDKEPTSGPKHYPLPAGIREPLAQDNKLPDKEEVQDALASFDFLNKRNSIAVKSSDLDRRDNVVEPEIQPPDLELTAIQNDTEIREEEQFQFSLKDFKCVAVLGRGHFGKVLLAEYKSTGEMFAIKALKKGDIVARDEVDSLMCEKRIFETVNSVRHPFLVNLFACFQTQEHVCFVMEYAAGGDLMMHIHADVFSEPRAIFYAACVVLGLQFLHEHEIVYRDLKLDNLLLDTEGYVKIADFGLCKEGMGFRDRTSTFCGTPEFLAPEVLTETSYTRAVDWWGLGVLIFEMLVGESPFPGDDEEEVFDSIVNDEVRYPRFLSTEAISVMRRLLRRSPERRLGAGERDAEEVKKHLFFRNMDWNGLLAKKVKPPFVPIIQDSNDVSNFDDEFTSEAPILTPPREPRALSGDEQDMFSDFDYIADWC; encoded by the exons GGTGATGCCAGGGGCCAGCTGGTGTCGGAGCGGCTGGGCCTGGGCCACAATCTGGACCTGTCGGACACCATGGTGCAGCAGAAGCTGGACGAGATCAAGGAGCAGATCCGCCGAGAGATTCGCAAGGAGCTGAAAATCAAGGAGGGCGCGGAGAACCTGCGCAAGGTCACCACAGACAAGAAGAGCCTGGCCTACGTGGACAACATGCTGAAGAAGTCCAACAAGAAGGTGGAGGAGCTCCACCAGGAGCTCCAGGAGCTCAATGCCCACATCGTGGTCAAGGACCCCGATGAACTGCTAG AGTGCCCTTTGACCCCGGACACCCCTGCCAGTGAGATAAGGATGTGCACCAGCAGCAGCCGCCTGGCCGCCCTGAAGAAGCAGAACGACATTGAGCTAAAGGTCAAGCAGGGGGCGGAGAACATGATCCAGATGTACTCCAATGGCTCCTCCAAG GACCGGAAATTGTTAGCGACTGCTCAACAGATGCTCCAGGACAGCAAAACAAAGATCGAGTTCATCAGGATGCAGATCCTCAAAGGCAGCCAGGCCAGCGAGTTGAGCTTTGACAACAACGACGTCAtgg CCAAGCCCATCATCAGCCCGTTGGACCTACGGGTGGAGGAGCTGTGTCACCACGCCAGGATAGAGTCAGCCGTGGCCGAGGGTGCCAAGAATGTCATGAAGCTCCTGGGCTCTGGCAAGGTCACAGAGAAGAGGGCACACTCAGAG GCCCAGGCCCGCTTCAACGAGTCCAGTCAGAAGCTGGACCTGCTCAAGTACTCCCTGGAGGAGAGGCTGAGCGAGCTGCCCAAAAACCACCCTCGCAGCAGCAGCATAGTGGAGGAGCTGTCCCTTATGGCCTCGCCCACCCTCAGCCCGCGCTCCAGCATCATCTCCACCCAGAACCAGTACAGTACCGTGGCCAAGCCCGCCGCGCTCACAG GCACATTAGACGTCAGACTCATGGGCTGCCAGGACCTGCTTGAGAACGTTCCAGGTCGTTCAAAAGCCGGTTCCGTGCCACTGCCTGGCTGGAGCCCCAGCGAGACCCGCTCCTCCTTCATGAGCCGGGGGAACCGCAACCGAGGCGCCAGTGCACGGAACCTCTCCAAGAGTGAAGATCTCTCTT ATGAGATCAGTGCTGTGCTGAAGTTGGACAACACAGTGGTGGGACAGACCAGCTGGAGACCTGTCAGTAACCAGTCATgggatcagaagtttacactgGAGCTAGACAGG TCTCGTGAGCTGGAGATCTCGGTGTACTGGAGAGACTGGCGCTCGCTTTGTGCCGTCAAGTTCCTGCGACTGGCGGACTTCCTGGACAACCAGCGTCACGGCATGTGTCTCTACCTGGAGCCCCAGGGAACCCTGTTTGCAGAG GTCACATTTTTCAACCCTGTCATTGAGAGGCGACCCAAACTGCAGAGACAAAAAAAGATATTCTCAAAGCAGCAAG GGAAGACGTTCCTGCGTGCTCCTCAGATGAACATCAACATCGCCACCTGGGGCCGCCTGGTCAGAAGGGCCATACCTACAGTCAGCACTAACTCCTACAGCCCACAGGTGCCTGAGATCGGGCCCAGCAGTCTTCCGGGATCTCCAACACCCACCAG TGACATTAGTGACCCGTTGGTGACCAAGCTGGACTTTGACAAAGAGCCCACCTCGGGACCCAAGCACTACCCTTTACCCGCTGGCATCAGAGAACCACTGGCACAGGACAACAAACTACCYGACAAGGAGGAAGTACAG GATGCACTGGCATCGTTTGACTTCTTGAACAAGAGGAACAGCATAGCGGTGAAGTCGTCGGACCTTGACAGACGAGACAATGTAGTAGAGCCGGAGATCCAGCCTCCAGACCTGGAGCTCACAGCCATACAGAATGACACAGAGATAAG GGAAGAAGAGCAATTTCAGTTTAGTCTCAAAGACTTCAAATGTGTTGCAGTCCTTGGTCGTGGTCATTTCGGAAAG GTATTGTTAGCCGAGTATAAAAGCACGGGAGAGATGTTTGCCATCAAAGCCCTGAAGAAAGGAGACATTGTGGCTCGTGACGAGGTGGACAG TCTGATGTGTGAGAAACGTATCTTTGAGACGGTGAACAGCGTGCGCCATCCGTTCCTCGTCAACCTCTTCGCCTGCTTCCAGACGCAGGAGCACGTGTGCTTCGTCATGGAGTACGCAGCCGGGGGAGACCTGATGATGCACATCCACGCTGACGTCTTCTCCGAGCCCAGGGCCAT ATTTTATGCAGCTTGTGTCGTATTGGGATTACAGTTTTTACATGAACATGAGATTGTGTACAG AGATCTGAAGCTTGACAATCTGCTATTGGACACTGAGGGCTATGTAAAAATCGCTGACTTTGGCCTTTGCAAAGAGG GAATGGGGTTCAGGGACCGCACCAGTACGTTCTGTGGCACGCCAGAGTTCCTGGCCCCCGAGGTTCTGACGGAGACGTCGTACACKCGTGCTGTGGACTGGTGGGGTCTGGGGGTCCTCATCTTTGAGATGCTGGTTGGAGAG TCTCCCTTCCCCggggatgatgaagaggaggtgTTTGACAGCATCGTCAACGATGAAGTCCGCTACCCAAGGTTCCTCTCAACGGAGGCTATCTCCGTCATGAGAAGG CTTTTGAGGAGGAGTCCAGAAAGACGTCTGGGGGCAGGAGAGCGAGACGCAGAGGAAGTCAAAAAACATCTGTTCTTCAGA aaTATGGATTGGAACGGACTACTGGCCAAGAAGGTTAAGCCTCCATTTGTCCCAATCATCCAGGACTCCAACGACGTCAGCAACTTCGATGACGAATTTACCTCAGAAGCGCCCATCCTGACCCCACCCAGAGAACCAAGGGCGCTCAGCGGGGACGAGCAGGACATGTTCTCTGACTTTGACTACATCGCAGACTGGTGTTag